In Zingiber officinale cultivar Zhangliang chromosome 1A, Zo_v1.1, whole genome shotgun sequence, a genomic segment contains:
- the LOC122025575 gene encoding pentatricopeptide repeat-containing protein At3g50420-like, translated as MASTPFYHYNCESPLAAVAASLLHRCASSGSTATLRKTRQLHALILIALPCDSPPFLFNNILSLYGKCCALGHARKVFDAISPRNLVSYNAMIAAYTHSRCLAGAQSALRLFRELCLVGLGPSASTLSSLVRASASFQEPLLGRGLHSKVVRYGFPNNVRVQTALLGMYSDNGSHEAVENIFWEMSEKDVVSWNSIVLSNVKNGSVEQGFQHFCQMIRTGLMPNNSTFSIILNACGKLEDGKRGRIVHAQMLKSDIKPDILLQNALVNMYACCGDMPSSALVFDNMEKPNLVSWNSLIAGYSDSGEGEKAMKVFIKLEDVPSYRGSYPDDYSFAAVIYATATLPSVCYGRPLHAQTIKSGFNLSIFVANTLINMYFTNGDSDSAQRLFGFILIKDAILWSEMIVGHSKLGEGELVLRYFYLMLNEGHKIDDFSLSNALGSCADLVVLNLGQMIHSLVVKSGYESNICVCRSLIDMYAKNGILQGADSIFCRIQNPDLKCWNSMIGGYGNIGNSEQAFKMFNSMVRKGLQPDHVTYLSLVSACSHSGQVERGGFYWFCMSVDGIVPGCKHYACMVNLISRSGLLQEAKQFILGSPFAGSCELWRILLCSCVIFRNLEIGAHAAQQALIIEPEDTMTYILLSNLYASVGKWDVVKGIRKKVRRVMLDKEPELSWIERKNVVHVFFTDDEFHEHIDECRNELLRS; from the coding sequence ATGGCCTCTACGCCCTTCTACCACTACAATTGCGAATCCCCCTTGGCCGCTGTTGCAGCCTCCCTCCTACATCGTTGCGCCTCTTCCGGCAGCACCGCCACCCTTCGCAAGACTCGCCAGCTCCACGCTCTCATCCTCATCGCCTTGCCCTGCGACTCCCCTCCCTTCCTATTCAACAACATCCTCTCCCTCTACGGCAAATGCTGCGCCCTCGGTCACGCCCGCAAGGTCTTCGATGCAATTTCTCCACGAAACCTCGTCTCTTACAACGCCATGATCGCCGCCTACACACACTCGAGGTGCCTCGCTGGTGCTCAGTCCGCCCTCCGACTCTTCCGCGAGCTGTGCCTCGTCGGCTTGGGGCCCAGCGCCTCCACGCTCTCCAGCCTCGTCCGAGCTTCGGCGTCCTTTCAAGAACCGCTTCTTGGTCGCGGCCTGCACTCCAAAGTCGTCAGGTATGGTTTCCCTAACAATGTGCGCGTTCAAACTGCGCTTCTCGGGATGTACTCCGACAACGGAAGTCATGAAGCTGTCGAGAATATCTTCTGGGAAATGAGCGAGAAGGATGTTGTCTCTTGGAATTCGATAGTCCTCAGCAATGTCAAAAATGGTAGTGTCGAGCAAGGCTTCCAGCATTTCTGCCAAATGATCCGGACTGGCTTAATGCCTAATAATTCCACATTTTCTATAATTCTAAATGCTTGCGGGAAACTGGAGGATGGAAAAAGAGGGCGCATTGTCCATGCACAGATGTTAAAATCAGATATCAAGCCTGATATCCTGTTGCAGAATGCACTAGTCAACATGTATGCTTGCTGCGGAGACATGCCGTCTTCTGCATTGGTTTTTGACAATATGGAGAAGCCAAACTTGGTCTCATGGAACTCCCTCATTGCTGGTTATTCTGATTCCGGTGAAGGCGAGAAGGCCATGAAAGTTTTCATCAAGTTagaggatgtgccttcttatagAGGATCATACCCAGATGACTATTCCTTTGCTGCAGTTATTTATGCTACTGCTACTTTACCTTCTGTATGTTACGGGAGGCCTCTTCATGCACAAACTATAAAGTCAGGGTTTAATTTAAGCATATTTGTAGCAAACACTCTAATCAATATGTATTTCACAAATGGTGACTCTGATTCTGCTCAGAGGCTGTTTGGTTTCATATTGATTAAAGATGCAATACTTTGGAGTGAAATGATCGTTGGTCATTCAAAGTTGGGTGAAGGCGAGCTAGTTTtgagatatttttatttaatgCTAAACGAAGGACATAAAATTGATGACTTTTCTCTCAGCAATGCATTGGGATCATGTGCTGATCTTGTAGTGCTGAACCTAGGGCAAATGATCCATTCTCTGGTGGTGAAATCTGGATATGAATCAAACATCTGTGTTTGTAGGAGTTTGATCGACATGTATGCTAAAAATGGTATTCTTCAAGGAGCTGACTCTATCTTTTGTAGAATACAGAATCCTGATTTAAAATGCTGGAATTCAATGATTGGAGGTTATGGTAACATTGGAAACTCTGAGCAGGCATTTAAGATGTTTAATTCAATGGTAAGGAAAGGGCTGCAACCTGATCATGTGACTTACCTTTCTCTGGTTTCTGCTTGTAGTCATTCAGGCCAAGTGGAGAGAGGAGGATTCTACTGGTTTTGCATGTCGGTGGATGGTATAGTTCCAGGTTGTAAGCACTATGCTTGCATGGTAAATTTAATAAGTCGATCGGGACTATTGCAAGAAGCCAAGCAGTTCATCTTGGGATCACCTTTTGCTGGGTCATGTGAATTATGGCGAATCTTATTGTGTTCATGTGTTATTTTCAGAAATTTGGAAATTGGTGCACATGCTGCACAACAAGCTCTAATCATAGAACCTGAGGACACTATGACCTATATACTCCTTTCAAATCTTTATGCTTCTGTTGGGAAATGGGATGTTGTTAAAGGAATTAGGAAGAAGGTCAGAAGAGTAATGTTAGATAAGGAACCCGAGTTAAGCTGGATTGAGAGAAAAAATGTTGTACATGTGTTTTTTACTGATGATGAATTTCATGAGCATATCGATGAGTGCAGAAACGAACTACTTAGATCATAG